A single region of the Winslowiella toletana genome encodes:
- the tssF gene encoding type VI secretion system baseplate subunit TssF, whose amino-acid sequence MDDLTLRYYDAEMRYLLEAGEEFARAHPDRAAMLNLDKAGARDPYVERLFEGFAFMMGRLREKLDDDLPELTEGLVSMLWPHYLRTIPSMSVVEFTPDWREMKEMMRIARGFEVLSRPIGEKSTRCRYTTTKEINLQPLSLEKATLTTDSDGRSVVSLRFNCSSLADWSRIDLSRIPLYLNADAPLACAMHEAFTMNVARMWLRLPGDTDRRPFDGSLVALGFGDDDGLWPKGSSSFSGYQLLLEYFTFREKFMFTGLQGLETVDFPAELPWFEIDVVLAERWEHDFSFNEKHLRLNCVPVINLFPLESDPLTLNSLQTEYMLRPMRIQDGHTEIYAVDSVMSSSQHVYVPFSSFRHKGGMMRHEAPEYYYHTRVRRGPSGLHNTWLILGGEAFDNHTVPQDESLSLTLTGTNGQLPRRALQSTVLDTVMKTTSASIVVRNLCAPTLPCYPPDQDRFHWRVLSHLGSGFLSMMDNAEVLRGTLALYEWTNSEVNRRRLEAIIDVRHSETERFEQGYLLRGVQIEVTLDCNGFAGKGDICLFGEMLSRFFALYTDIYLFNRLIIILQPTGERLEWEEKHNRRIPG is encoded by the coding sequence ATGGACGACTTAACCCTACGTTATTACGACGCAGAAATGCGCTACCTGCTTGAAGCTGGTGAAGAGTTTGCCCGTGCCCATCCCGATCGGGCGGCGATGTTAAACCTCGACAAGGCTGGGGCGCGCGATCCTTACGTGGAACGCCTGTTTGAGGGATTTGCCTTTATGATGGGGCGGCTGCGTGAGAAGCTCGACGACGACCTACCGGAACTGACCGAAGGGCTGGTCAGTATGCTATGGCCGCACTATCTGCGTACCATCCCTTCGATGTCAGTGGTGGAGTTCACTCCAGACTGGCGTGAGATGAAAGAGATGATGCGTATCGCCAGGGGCTTTGAGGTACTTTCGCGCCCGATCGGCGAGAAGAGTACGCGCTGTCGTTACACCACCACTAAGGAGATCAACCTTCAGCCGCTGTCGCTGGAAAAAGCGACGTTGACTACCGATTCGGATGGGCGCTCCGTTGTCAGCCTGCGATTTAACTGCAGCAGTCTCGCCGACTGGAGCCGTATCGATCTCAGCCGTATTCCTCTCTATTTAAACGCCGACGCGCCGCTGGCCTGTGCCATGCATGAAGCCTTTACCATGAATGTTGCCAGAATGTGGCTGCGGCTTCCCGGCGATACCGACAGGCGCCCATTTGACGGATCTCTCGTCGCGCTGGGTTTTGGTGATGACGACGGCTTATGGCCGAAAGGCAGCAGTAGTTTCAGTGGTTATCAGCTGTTGCTTGAGTATTTTACCTTCCGCGAGAAGTTTATGTTCACCGGGCTGCAAGGACTGGAGACGGTCGATTTTCCGGCAGAGTTGCCGTGGTTTGAAATCGACGTGGTGCTGGCGGAACGCTGGGAGCATGATTTCAGCTTTAACGAGAAGCATCTCCGTCTCAATTGTGTGCCGGTAATCAACCTTTTCCCATTGGAATCTGACCCGCTGACGCTTAACTCGCTGCAGACGGAATATATGCTGCGCCCGATGCGTATCCAGGACGGACATACCGAGATTTACGCAGTTGATTCCGTGATGTCATCCAGCCAGCATGTCTACGTACCGTTTTCCAGCTTCCGTCACAAGGGCGGCATGATGCGACACGAGGCACCAGAATATTACTACCATACCCGTGTGCGTCGCGGGCCATCCGGGCTACACAATACCTGGCTGATCCTCGGGGGTGAAGCTTTTGATAACCACACTGTGCCGCAAGATGAGAGCCTCTCATTGACGCTGACCGGTACCAACGGCCAGTTACCGCGCCGCGCGCTGCAAAGCACCGTACTGGATACGGTGATGAAAACCACCTCAGCAAGTATCGTCGTGCGCAACCTGTGCGCCCCAACGCTGCCGTGCTATCCGCCAGATCAGGATCGTTTTCACTGGCGCGTGCTGAGTCATCTTGGCAGTGGTTTCCTGTCGATGATGGATAATGCCGAAGTGTTACGTGGCACGCTGGCGCTGTACGAGTGGACAAACAGCGAGGTGAACCGACGCCGGCTGGAGGCGATTATCGACGTCCGCCATAGTGAAACTGAACGCTTTGAACAGGGCTATCTGCTGCGCGGTGTGCAGATTGAAGTGACCCTTGACTGTAATGGTTTTGCCGGGAAAGGGGATATCTGTCTGTTTGGTGAAATGCTCAGCCGCTTTTTTGCGCTGTATACGGATATCTACCTGTTTAACCGACTGATTATTATTCTGCAACCAACTGGAGAACGCCTGGAATGGGAAGAGAAACACAATCGCCGCATTCCCGGCTGA
- the tssA gene encoding type VI secretion system protein TssA has protein sequence MTTLQNLLHACAADESTLLNSARSHSADWNRWLAPVNNSQPTGEDPGYDDDFQQIREEVNKLSGIDTGLICTLAEKLLTGVGKDLRVVTFYIWARLHQDGEPGLADGLELLAGMLERFGTKLHPQRDRSRKSALEWLGSSRVLDSLSLYPEVDVTIMQRITGAMLLTERALQSTDEASRPQFSGLYQALENRLIQSGGANSLVPQTSREESLATAASISSAPVMATVTSGRDLLDQAKVLAKYLRDQPGGWLASHHLIKSVRWDTLSELPPLDASGRTRLVPPKPDHRAHLKRLYLQQSWGELLEQSDSLLAQGVNHLWLDVQWYTWQALVKFDSDSVRADIVCRDLKGLLVRLPGLESLAFNDGTPFADEVTLNWINEKVLDDLPGWKSEPVSAAISSDDDMLALEPEVLALADSDGIEVALNWLQARPGFTSARNQWLMRLLMARVTEQYGKNEMALHLLGELDSGAMTLTLEKWTPELIFEVKARRLKLLRAKASRAEADKIRLQPQMDTLLSGLIMLDPARAAVLCG, from the coding sequence ATGACCACTCTGCAGAATTTACTTCACGCCTGCGCCGCCGATGAAAGCACGCTGCTGAACTCAGCGCGCTCGCACAGCGCTGACTGGAACCGCTGGCTGGCACCCGTTAATAACAGTCAGCCGACCGGTGAGGATCCGGGTTATGACGACGACTTTCAGCAGATCCGTGAAGAAGTGAACAAACTCTCCGGGATCGATACCGGGCTGATTTGTACCCTCGCAGAAAAGTTGCTGACCGGAGTCGGCAAAGACTTACGCGTGGTCACTTTTTACATCTGGGCGCGTCTGCATCAGGACGGTGAACCGGGATTAGCCGACGGACTGGAACTACTGGCTGGTATGCTGGAGCGCTTTGGCACGAAGCTTCATCCGCAGCGCGATCGCAGCCGTAAATCGGCACTGGAGTGGCTCGGCAGTAGCCGGGTGCTGGACAGCCTGTCGCTATATCCGGAAGTTGATGTGACCATAATGCAGCGCATTACCGGTGCGATGCTGCTGACAGAGCGGGCTTTGCAATCAACAGATGAAGCCAGCCGCCCACAATTCTCAGGGCTGTATCAGGCGCTGGAAAACCGGCTGATACAAAGCGGTGGGGCGAACAGTCTTGTGCCGCAAACCAGTCGCGAAGAGAGTCTGGCTACAGCAGCTTCGATCTCTTCTGCCCCGGTAATGGCTACCGTAACTTCCGGGCGCGATCTGCTGGATCAGGCCAAAGTGCTGGCTAAGTATCTGCGCGATCAGCCCGGCGGCTGGCTTGCGAGTCACCATCTGATTAAAAGCGTGCGCTGGGACACGTTATCGGAGTTGCCGCCGCTGGATGCCAGTGGGCGCACACGTCTGGTCCCGCCAAAACCGGATCATCGCGCTCATCTCAAACGTCTGTACCTGCAACAGAGCTGGGGTGAATTACTCGAGCAGAGCGACAGCTTGCTGGCGCAAGGCGTCAACCATTTGTGGCTGGACGTGCAGTGGTATACCTGGCAGGCGCTGGTAAAGTTCGACAGTGACAGCGTGCGCGCTGATATTGTTTGCCGCGATCTGAAAGGATTACTGGTACGCCTGCCGGGGCTGGAATCACTGGCTTTCAATGACGGCACGCCTTTTGCGGATGAAGTCACGCTGAACTGGATTAACGAAAAAGTGCTCGATGATCTGCCGGGCTGGAAGAGTGAGCCGGTCAGTGCCGCGATATCTTCAGATGACGATATGCTGGCCCTGGAACCTGAAGTACTGGCGCTGGCTGACAGTGACGGTATTGAAGTTGCGCTTAACTGGCTGCAGGCGCGCCCTGGTTTTACCTCTGCCCGCAATCAGTGGCTGATGCGTTTACTAATGGCCCGCGTTACTGAGCAATACGGCAAAAACGAAATGGCGCTACACCTGCTGGGTGAACTCGATAGTGGTGCAATGACACTGACGCTGGAAAAATGGACGCCGGAACTGATATTTGAGGTCAAAGCACGCCGGCTCAAGCTGCTGCGGGCAAAAGCCAGCCGGGCTGAAGCGGATAAAATACGGCTACAACCGCAAATGGATACGCTGCTTTCGGGTTTGATTATGCTTGACCCGGCGCGTGCTGCGGTACTTTGCGGATAA
- the tssJ gene encoding type VI secretion system lipoprotein TssJ, translated as MLLTNLTRTAFWLTPLLALSLTGCGLTQSVTDGSKSAFNSVFYKKIKVLHLDFTAREALNTDARESNSLSEPVVLRIYQLKDRKTFDKTVYQQLLRDGDNLLQADLLASRDVVVKPGGDASLDMPMEAEAKFVAVVGLFRHPDMAKNNWKRVLEREELDPDKPRVLEAGNNSLRLLPIKEN; from the coding sequence GTGTTACTTACAAATTTGACTAGAACCGCGTTCTGGCTGACGCCGCTGCTGGCGCTTAGTCTCACCGGTTGTGGCCTGACGCAGAGCGTCACGGATGGCAGCAAATCGGCTTTTAACTCAGTGTTTTATAAAAAAATTAAAGTTCTGCATCTCGATTTTACCGCTCGTGAAGCGCTTAATACCGATGCCAGGGAGAGTAATTCTCTTTCCGAACCAGTGGTGCTGCGTATCTATCAATTAAAAGATCGAAAAACTTTCGACAAAACGGTTTATCAGCAATTGCTGAGGGACGGAGATAATCTACTACAAGCGGATCTGCTTGCCAGCCGCGATGTGGTTGTTAAGCCTGGCGGTGATGCCTCACTGGATATGCCGATGGAAGCTGAGGCAAAGTTTGTCGCAGTGGTGGGCCTGTTCCGTCATCCTGATATGGCAAAGAATAACTGGAAGCGAGTGCTGGAGCGTGAGGAGCTGGATCCTGATAAACCACGTGTTCTCGAGGCCGGTAACAACAGCCTGCGGCTGTTGCCGATAAAGGAGAACTGA
- a CDS encoding CDP-alcohol phosphatidyltransferase family protein has product MTPNQILLASIGCVFISGLYFYIAFKFDGQWLKILFLILAAVMIQGQLICNLLDGMVAVEGGMSSPAGPVFNELPDRISDTPKLLVE; this is encoded by the coding sequence GTGACGCCAAATCAGATTTTACTTGCCAGTATTGGCTGCGTATTTATTTCAGGGCTTTATTTTTATATTGCCTTTAAGTTTGACGGCCAATGGCTAAAAATTCTGTTTCTTATACTGGCCGCTGTGATGATTCAGGGACAACTTATCTGTAATTTACTCGATGGTATGGTTGCCGTGGAAGGTGGAATGTCCAGCCCTGCAGGCCCGGTATTCAACGAATTACCTGACAGGATCTCTGACACGCCGAAGTTATTGGTGGAGTGA
- a CDS encoding YdcA family protein: MKKIIPLLMLSLLVATQTDAARGRQPCSGSKGGISHCTTGGAFVCNDGSLSQSKRVCSGYGSGSSQQITSSATVKKVQQKKAVTAPKKKVVSPPVVENEESVQLQPRKPTCAPLYMASKPGFTHLPICSGNQY; this comes from the coding sequence ATGAAAAAAATAATACCACTGTTGATGCTGAGCCTGCTGGTAGCCACACAGACAGATGCCGCACGTGGTCGGCAGCCTTGTTCAGGATCTAAAGGCGGAATTTCTCATTGTACGACAGGTGGTGCGTTTGTTTGTAACGACGGCAGTTTAAGTCAGTCGAAACGAGTCTGTTCAGGTTATGGTTCAGGTTCCAGTCAGCAGATAACATCTTCAGCAACGGTCAAAAAAGTTCAGCAGAAGAAAGCAGTAACAGCACCCAAAAAAAAAGTAGTATCTCCACCTGTTGTGGAAAATGAGGAGTCGGTACAGCTACAACCAAGAAAACCTACCTGTGCGCCGCTCTATATGGCAAGTAAGCCTGGTTTTACCCACTTACCCATTTGTTCCGGAAACCAGTATTAA
- a CDS encoding VasL domain-containing protein — protein MSVNNHNQLKTGSDPRALPDYVALRDELAKLSHPARPDVNWARVEQLSLSLFRQNGVELQTVCWYTLARTRQAGMNGLNEGLAIIEALLMHQWGVMWPQPVHARMEILAAFSQRLQSLLRTLSLRYADLPLVYQAEQHLNGIRQVLQRLELKNVSQMGELCTFMHNAATRLENMDAESSDNNAVILPASSCDSPGPTPAAPSEPLVYVAREEPVAPRIVTDSSKPAAKKPWKSFAAGMLTMLILAAAGLWSWQIIRPVESSPVPVLADKTALTELGQFSPLWLQNYGFELAARAKPEDSDSLKAQWQQHIIGNALPSEALSGWHQGMEGLRELTRRLNALDERKGKYLTGSELKSMVFAITQNFGRSVPVEEQLNQLAQIESGAPLPAALLSQTDMRLNQLLNRYALIKQQVEKP, from the coding sequence TTGTCCGTGAATAATCATAATCAACTTAAAACCGGCAGCGACCCGCGCGCGCTGCCGGATTACGTCGCCCTGCGTGATGAGCTGGCTAAGTTGTCACATCCGGCGCGACCCGATGTGAACTGGGCGCGAGTGGAGCAGCTGAGTCTGTCGCTGTTTCGCCAAAACGGTGTGGAGCTGCAGACGGTGTGCTGGTATACGCTGGCGCGCACCCGTCAGGCCGGAATGAACGGCCTTAACGAAGGGCTGGCGATTATTGAAGCACTGCTGATGCATCAGTGGGGCGTGATGTGGCCGCAGCCGGTCCATGCGCGGATGGAAATCCTCGCCGCATTCAGTCAGCGTCTGCAATCGCTGCTGCGTACTCTCAGTTTGCGGTACGCCGATTTACCTCTGGTTTATCAGGCAGAACAACATCTCAACGGTATTCGTCAGGTATTGCAGCGCCTGGAGCTGAAAAATGTCAGCCAGATGGGCGAACTGTGCACGTTTATGCACAACGCGGCAACAAGGCTTGAGAATATGGATGCAGAGAGCAGTGATAATAATGCGGTGATATTACCCGCGTCATCCTGCGACTCGCCTGGCCCGACACCCGCAGCGCCTTCTGAACCGCTGGTTTATGTAGCCCGTGAAGAACCTGTTGCGCCACGCATCGTCACTGACTCTTCAAAGCCTGCAGCCAAAAAGCCGTGGAAAAGTTTTGCTGCCGGTATGCTGACCATGCTGATACTGGCTGCAGCAGGTTTATGGAGCTGGCAGATTATTCGTCCGGTGGAAAGTAGTCCCGTGCCTGTATTGGCAGATAAAACTGCCCTGACAGAACTGGGGCAGTTTTCGCCACTGTGGCTACAGAACTACGGTTTTGAACTGGCTGCCAGAGCGAAACCGGAAGATTCAGACAGTCTGAAAGCGCAGTGGCAGCAGCATATTATTGGCAATGCTCTGCCATCTGAGGCGCTTTCAGGCTGGCATCAGGGAATGGAAGGCCTTCGCGAGCTGACCAGACGCCTCAATGCACTTGATGAGCGTAAAGGTAAATACCTGACCGGTTCTGAGCTGAAGTCGATGGTGTTTGCGATAACGCAGAACTTCGGGCGCTCGGTTCCGGTGGAAGAGCAGTTAAACCAACTGGCTCAGATTGAGAGCGGGGCGCCGCTCCCCGCTGCGCTGCTGTCGCAAACCGATATGCGCCTGAACCAGCTGCTTAACCGTTACGCATTAATAAAGCAGCAAGTGGAAAAACCATGA
- the tssG gene encoding type VI secretion system baseplate subunit TssG — MGRETQSPHSRLTPRLEAELNRINFYRFCQLLEKSQPAKPLLGSTSHPSDDPVRFSPHPGMGFPASELKVVEYDEEDESKPPVVRTTFMGMYGVDSPLPTAYLDDITQRREGHEALQSFLDLFSHRILTQFYRIWRKYSYPATFEAGGSDAISQSLLGLVGLGIPGTAKQIATPVSRFLALLSVLRQPGKTQEGMQALVSLLAPETSVKVSPYSLRPVEISQPLGFYDDQDFLLDGNTPLGDEAMDASSQLLIALSTESEQETNGWRPDGLLYQDFLVMLRVYLGWRFKARITLTVGTRLLAVPPLGDAPFWLGMNGVLGIEEESMPDDISPTFTTELGYYSGLQPATLQQGNRRVTYKFD; from the coding sequence ATGGGAAGAGAAACACAATCGCCGCATTCCCGGCTGACCCCGCGGCTGGAAGCCGAACTGAACCGGATTAATTTTTACCGCTTCTGCCAGTTACTGGAAAAAAGCCAGCCAGCCAAACCGCTGCTGGGTTCAACCAGTCATCCATCGGACGATCCGGTTCGTTTCAGCCCTCATCCTGGAATGGGTTTCCCTGCCAGCGAACTTAAAGTGGTTGAATATGACGAAGAGGATGAAAGCAAACCTCCGGTGGTGCGCACGACCTTTATGGGAATGTACGGTGTCGACTCGCCGCTGCCGACGGCATATCTCGATGATATCACTCAGCGCAGGGAAGGGCATGAAGCGCTACAGAGCTTTCTCGATCTCTTCAGTCACCGCATTCTGACGCAGTTTTACCGTATCTGGCGTAAGTATTCCTATCCGGCCACCTTTGAAGCCGGCGGTAGTGACGCGATATCACAGTCGCTGCTGGGGCTGGTCGGTCTTGGCATTCCTGGTACAGCAAAACAGATTGCCACACCAGTCTCACGCTTTCTGGCACTGTTGAGCGTGCTGCGTCAGCCTGGGAAAACCCAGGAAGGGATGCAGGCTCTGGTCAGTCTGTTGGCACCGGAGACCTCGGTGAAGGTCAGTCCCTACAGCCTGCGACCGGTGGAGATCAGTCAGCCATTGGGTTTTTACGACGATCAAGATTTTCTGCTGGATGGCAACACACCGTTGGGCGATGAAGCGATGGATGCCAGCAGTCAGCTACTGATTGCGCTCTCGACGGAGAGTGAGCAGGAAACCAATGGCTGGCGGCCGGATGGGCTGTTGTATCAGGATTTTTTGGTGATGCTACGGGTGTATCTTGGCTGGCGGTTTAAAGCTCGTATTACTTTGACGGTAGGTACCCGGCTGTTAGCTGTTCCGCCACTGGGCGACGCGCCTTTCTGGCTGGGAATGAACGGCGTGCTGGGTATTGAAGAAGAGAGCATGCCAGATGACATCTCACCGACCTTCACCACTGAACTGGGATATTACAGCGGCTTGCAGCCTGCAACGCTACAACAAGGAAATCGACGTGTTACTTACAAATTTGACTAG
- the tssE gene encoding type VI secretion system baseplate subunit TssE codes for MPQGHNAPSLYEMLTGNFSGGLDLHQVSEQNQVILSVLDNMQRILNCRAGTLAHLPDYGLPDMTKILQGMPGTAHQLMTTLSTVLLKYEPRLKRISVVMLEQEIPGELRYAIDAELKGIGLVRYGTEFMPEGRVLIRHLKQQNYFDNQTRL; via the coding sequence ATGCCACAGGGACACAATGCACCTTCACTGTACGAAATGCTGACGGGCAACTTCAGCGGCGGTCTCGATCTGCATCAGGTCAGCGAGCAGAATCAGGTAATTTTATCGGTGCTGGACAATATGCAGCGCATCCTCAACTGTCGTGCCGGCACGCTGGCGCATTTGCCGGATTATGGCCTGCCGGATATGACCAAAATCCTGCAGGGGATGCCCGGTACCGCTCATCAACTGATGACCACGCTGTCCACTGTCCTGCTGAAATATGAGCCCCGGCTAAAAAGAATTAGCGTGGTGATGCTGGAGCAGGAGATTCCCGGTGAATTGCGGTATGCCATCGATGCTGAGCTGAAAGGAATTGGGCTGGTTCGCTATGGTACCGAATTTATGCCGGAAGGACGGGTGTTGATTCGCCATCTTAAGCAGCAAAACTACTTCGATAATCAGACACGATTATAG